The following coding sequences are from one bacterium window:
- a CDS encoding HD domain-containing protein, giving the protein MEKLRELRDPIHGFINRTEREERIIDTVVFQRLRGIKQLALASLVYPGAIHTRFEHSLGVMHIAGLLAEQLLVNHEKVDLIRLAGLLHDIGHGPFSHVSEDILDKYFDQSKIQVKAKEKIHEKLTCDIIEQNKEINELVDRPTKNKIIGLLAGTQGEIIEKNIISGPLDADKQDYLLRDSYFCGVKYGIFDLERLIGTLTSHHDSTEQYLAATEDGIYAIEQFVIAKYHMTTQVYRHKIRLVTDEMIIRALELGIEKDGIVWLNNLYRYDGSEQFINNYLDWDDSRLSVALLFPMNGKQGYATDIFWRLRNRNLFKRVFSKNLNEVEPELSWSLFKLNQKKKKCIEVEVAEYLSSMTGQKVDCNHVIVNSFAFKSVREQSRNNEGSILILKGSGPQKFEDVSTLFRSISESESDKFLQIYAPVEFNDDADKRRKKQKYNQDIEQLIIRCLHPTKPEE; this is encoded by the coding sequence GTGGAAAAATTAAGAGAATTAAGGGATCCGATCCATGGCTTTATTAATCGCACGGAGCGCGAAGAAAGGATTATTGATACAGTCGTTTTCCAGAGATTAAGAGGAATTAAACAACTGGCCTTAGCTTCGCTGGTATATCCAGGTGCAATTCACACGCGTTTTGAACATTCTTTGGGCGTGATGCATATTGCTGGATTATTGGCCGAACAGCTACTTGTTAATCATGAAAAAGTGGACTTAATAAGACTTGCCGGACTTCTTCATGATATTGGGCATGGCCCCTTCTCCCACGTCTCAGAGGATATTTTAGATAAATATTTTGACCAATCAAAGATACAAGTCAAAGCAAAGGAAAAAATACATGAAAAACTAACTTGTGACATTATAGAGCAAAACAAAGAAATAAACGAATTGGTTGACAGACCTACTAAAAACAAAATCATTGGATTACTTGCAGGCACACAGGGAGAAATAATAGAGAAAAATATAATTTCAGGACCATTGGATGCTGATAAGCAGGATTATCTTCTAAGAGACAGCTATTTCTGTGGTGTCAAATATGGAATATTCGATTTAGAAAGACTTATAGGCACATTGACATCACATCACGATTCAACAGAACAATATTTAGCCGCCACTGAAGACGGAATTTACGCAATAGAACAATTTGTTATAGCAAAATACCACATGACAACACAAGTCTATAGACACAAAATAAGACTTGTGACAGATGAGATGATTATTCGCGCCCTAGAGTTGGGAATCGAGAAGGACGGAATAGTTTGGTTAAATAATTTGTACCGATACGATGGCTCCGAACAATTCATCAACAACTATTTAGATTGGGACGATAGCCGTTTAAGCGTGGCTCTGCTTTTCCCAATGAACGGGAAACAAGGTTATGCTACTGATATTTTTTGGCGATTAAGAAACAGAAATCTATTTAAGCGCGTATTTTCTAAAAACCTTAATGAAGTTGAGCCTGAACTGAGCTGGTCTCTATTTAAATTAAACCAGAAGAAGAAAAAATGCATTGAAGTCGAGGTGGCTGAATATCTATCATCAATGACCGGGCAAAAAGTAGATTGCAATCATGTAATTGTCAACTCGTTTGCATTTAAATCCGTGCGCGAACAATCTCGTAACAACGAGGGGTCAATTCTAATCCTCAAAGGAAGTGGACCCCAAAAATTCGAAGATGTATCCACCCTGTTTAGATCAATTAGCGAAAGCGAGAGCGATAAATTCTTACAAATATATGCCCCCGTAGAATTTAATGACGATGCCGACAAAAGACGCAAGAAACAGAAATATAATCAAGACATCGAACAATTGATAATAAGGTGTTTGCATCCTACTAAGCCGGAGGAATAA
- a CDS encoding isoprenylcysteine carboxylmethyltransferase family protein codes for MPGPLIRTLLALAARPASLGRKIVSLAFGSVLFIVVLPLLFFALGRGLHLERLSDSWPTALYRVPGWLFLAAGVWLLVAVVLTQWRSGGGTPAPCAPTVKLITSGPYALCRNPIQLGAMLYYLGLLTLVQSPALGLLVFIAGAVLGTLYHRGVEEKELAIRFGPAYLEYKKSTPYIFPRLFRRR; via the coding sequence ATGCCCGGCCCCTTGATCCGCACCCTGCTCGCCCTGGCGGCCCGGCCCGCTTCCCTGGGCCGCAAGATCGTCTCCCTGGCTTTCGGCTCGGTATTATTCATCGTGGTCTTGCCGCTGCTCTTTTTCGCCCTGGGACGCGGCCTGCACCTGGAACGCCTGAGCGACAGTTGGCCCACCGCGCTCTACCGTGTCCCAGGCTGGCTCTTTTTGGCTGCCGGGGTGTGGCTGCTCGTGGCCGTGGTGCTCACCCAGTGGCGCTCCGGGGGCGGCACTCCCGCGCCCTGCGCCCCGACAGTCAAGCTCATCACCTCGGGTCCCTACGCCCTCTGCCGCAACCCGATCCAGCTCGGGGCCATGCTTTACTACCTGGGCCTTCTGACCCTCGTCCAGTCGCCGGCGCTCGGCCTGCTGGTTTTCATCGCCGGGGCGGTGCTCGGCACGCTCTACCACCGGGGTGTGGAGGAGAAAGAGCTGGCGATTCGTTTCGGCCCGGCCTACCTGGAATATAAAAAAAGCACGCCCTATATCTTCCCCCGCCTGTTCCGCCGCCGCTGA
- a CDS encoding glutathione peroxidase, whose translation MPLSFKMKDIDGHEVDLAQYKGQVALLVNTASKCGFTPQYEGLEALYEKYSGQGFTILAFPANNFKAQEPGTDSEIKQFCSMTYNVTFPLFSKVSVKGEDICPLYAYLTSESTNPGFAGEIPWNFTKFLLDRQGRVVARFTPQTAPDDSALVQAIEKALTESK comes from the coding sequence ATGCCCCTGAGCTTCAAGATGAAGGACATAGACGGTCACGAGGTCGACCTGGCGCAGTACAAGGGCCAGGTGGCGCTGCTGGTCAACACGGCCAGCAAGTGCGGTTTCACCCCGCAGTACGAGGGCCTCGAGGCCCTGTATGAGAAATACTCCGGCCAGGGGTTCACGATATTGGCCTTCCCGGCCAACAATTTCAAGGCCCAGGAGCCGGGCACGGACAGCGAGATCAAGCAGTTCTGCAGCATGACTTACAACGTGACTTTCCCGCTGTTCTCCAAGGTCTCGGTCAAGGGGGAGGATATCTGCCCGCTCTACGCCTACCTGACCTCGGAGAGCACCAACCCCGGGTTCGCGGGCGAGATTCCCTGGAATTTCACCAAGTTCCTGCTTGACCGTCAGGGCCGCGTGGTCGCGCGTTTCACGCCCCAGACCGCACCGGATGACTCGGCCCTGGTCCAAGCGATAGAGAAAGCCCTGACCGAGAGCAAATAG